In a single window of the Thermus tengchongensis genome:
- a CDS encoding PEGA domain-containing protein, translating to MRKLLLAALGLGVALAQQISPQGILVNPVPTDLVVKVWVDKDPAKRGNAVYQVGEPIYIYVNVNRDAYVYLFNINADGRIDPILPNAFERENFLRAGETRRFPPEGARYRYTVTGPEGEDRILAVASRRPLSLGEILDVEGSRVRVQGAEGLARALSIVIEPLPPRDWVTDVARYFVGRVTAPPSTPATATLAVDSRPQGAEVYLDGRLSGRTPVSLSVNPGRHEVELRLSGYQPYRVTVNPRPGERVQVFAQLVPERRQGTLAVTSSPSGAEVYVEGALRGRTPLSLSLPEGRYAVELRLSGYETYRATVQVRRGETTRLDVRLNPIPRTGTLLLESSPTGAEAYVNGAFRGRTPLRLVLDEGTYRVELRAPGYEPYQATVRVERGRETRLSASLRPIRTGELFLEARPEGAEVYVDGRLAGRAPLRVTLEAGLHEVRVLAPGYAEYRAQVEVRPAETLRLFVELVPVRAVLELYLNAEARVFLNGEEVGLARGGYLRLEAPFGDHELTLVAPGYRTLVQEIRVTGNQVLRLTLRPL from the coding sequence ATGCGGAAGCTTCTTTTGGCGGCGTTGGGCCTGGGTGTGGCCCTGGCGCAGCAGATCAGTCCCCAGGGCATCCTCGTGAACCCGGTGCCCACCGACCTCGTGGTGAAGGTCTGGGTGGACAAGGACCCAGCGAAGCGGGGGAATGCGGTGTACCAGGTGGGGGAGCCCATCTACATCTACGTGAACGTGAACCGGGATGCCTACGTCTACCTCTTCAACATCAACGCCGATGGACGTATCGACCCCATCCTCCCCAACGCCTTTGAGCGGGAGAACTTCCTCCGGGCTGGGGAAACCCGGCGCTTCCCCCCGGAAGGGGCCCGCTACCGCTACACCGTGACCGGTCCCGAGGGTGAGGACCGCATCCTGGCGGTGGCGAGCCGGCGCCCCCTTTCCCTGGGGGAGATCCTGGACGTGGAGGGAAGCCGGGTCCGGGTCCAGGGGGCGGAGGGTTTGGCCCGGGCCCTTTCCATCGTGATTGAGCCCCTGCCCCCTAGGGACTGGGTCACGGACGTGGCCCGCTACTTCGTGGGCCGGGTGACAGCTCCACCCTCCACCCCCGCCACGGCCACCCTGGCGGTGGACTCGAGGCCCCAGGGGGCGGAGGTCTACCTGGATGGGCGGCTTTCCGGGCGCACCCCGGTTAGCCTGTCGGTGAACCCTGGGCGGCACGAGGTGGAGCTTAGGCTTTCCGGCTACCAGCCCTACCGGGTCACGGTGAACCCCAGGCCCGGGGAACGGGTGCAGGTCTTCGCCCAGCTGGTGCCGGAGCGCAGGCAAGGGACCCTGGCCGTTACCTCCAGCCCTTCTGGGGCCGAGGTGTACGTGGAGGGGGCCCTCAGGGGCCGTACGCCCCTTTCCTTAAGCCTGCCCGAGGGGCGGTATGCGGTGGAGCTTAGGCTTTCCGGCTACGAAACCTACCGGGCCACGGTGCAGGTGCGCCGGGGGGAGACCACGAGGCTGGACGTGCGCCTGAACCCCATCCCTCGCACCGGCACCCTTCTTCTGGAGTCCAGCCCCACGGGGGCTGAGGCCTACGTGAACGGCGCCTTCCGGGGCCGCACCCCCTTGCGCCTGGTCCTGGATGAGGGGACGTACCGGGTGGAGCTCCGCGCCCCGGGCTACGAGCCCTACCAGGCCACGGTGCGGGTGGAGCGGGGGCGGGAGACCAGGCTTTCCGCCAGCCTTAGGCCCATCCGCACCGGGGAGCTCTTCCTGGAGGCCAGGCCCGAAGGGGCCGAGGTCTACGTGGATGGGCGCCTGGCGGGCCGCGCTCCCCTAAGGGTGACCCTCGAGGCGGGCCTGCACGAGGTGCGGGTCCTGGCCCCCGGGTACGCGGAGTACCGGGCCCAGGTGGAGGTGCGCCCCGCCGAGACCCTCCGGCTTTTCGTGGAGCTGGTGCCGGTGCGGGCGGTGCTGGAGCTTTACCTGAACGCCGAGGCCCGGGTCTTCCTGAACGGGGAGGAGGTGGGCCTGGCCCGGGGAGGCTACCTGCGCCTCGAGGCCCCCTTCGGCGACCACGAGCTCACCCTGGTGGCCCCCGGCTACCGCACCCTGGTGCAGGAGATCCGCGTTACGGGCAATCAGGTGCTGCGGCTTACCCTCAGGCCCCTATAG
- a CDS encoding acetyl-CoA carboxylase carboxyltransferase subunit alpha, whose amino-acid sequence MPLEFEKPILELEKRIAELKETARSTGVDLEAEIRLLEERLARLKQEIYGNLTAWQRVQLARAPGRPTTLDVLEKAFQDFLELHGDRAFADDPAIVGGLAYLEGQKVVVVGHQKGRDTKENLYRNFGMPHPEGYRKAMRLMDLADRFGYPFLSFIDTPGAYPGVSAEERGQAWVIAQSIQRMSRLKVPAIALILGEGGSGGALAIGVANRVLILENAWYSVISPESCAAILWRDAKEAPKAAEALKLTARDLLAQKVVDAIIPEPEGGAHKDPLRAIQNIKEALLKTLEELKGLSPEELYQDRYRRFRALGAYAES is encoded by the coding sequence ATGCCGTTGGAGTTTGAAAAGCCCATCCTGGAGCTGGAAAAACGCATTGCCGAGCTCAAGGAGACCGCCCGGTCCACGGGGGTGGACCTCGAGGCGGAGATCCGCCTCCTGGAAGAGCGCCTGGCCCGGCTCAAGCAGGAGATCTACGGCAACCTCACCGCCTGGCAGAGGGTACAACTGGCCCGTGCCCCTGGACGGCCCACCACCTTAGACGTCCTGGAGAAGGCCTTCCAGGACTTTTTAGAGCTCCACGGGGACCGGGCCTTCGCCGACGATCCCGCCATCGTGGGGGGGCTCGCCTATTTGGAGGGCCAGAAGGTGGTGGTGGTGGGCCACCAGAAGGGGCGGGACACCAAGGAAAACCTCTACCGCAACTTCGGCATGCCCCATCCCGAGGGCTACCGCAAGGCCATGCGCCTCATGGACCTGGCGGACCGGTTCGGTTATCCTTTCCTCTCCTTCATTGACACGCCGGGGGCCTACCCGGGGGTTTCCGCGGAGGAGCGGGGCCAGGCCTGGGTCATCGCCCAGAGCATCCAGCGGATGAGCCGCCTTAAGGTGCCCGCCATCGCCCTCATCCTGGGGGAGGGGGGCAGCGGGGGGGCCCTGGCCATCGGGGTGGCCAACCGGGTCCTCATCCTGGAGAACGCCTGGTACTCGGTGATCAGCCCCGAGTCCTGCGCCGCCATCCTCTGGCGGGACGCCAAGGAGGCCCCCAAGGCCGCCGAGGCCTTGAAGCTCACCGCAAGGGACCTCCTGGCCCAGAAGGTGGTGGACGCCATCATCCCCGAGCCCGAGGGCGGGGCCCACAAGGACCCCCTTAGGGCCATCCAGAACATCAAGGAAGCCCTTCTCAAGACCCTCGAGGAGCTCAAAGGGCTTTCCCCGGAGGAGCTTTACCAGGACCGTTACCGCCGCTTCCGCGCCTTGGGGGCCTACGCGGAGTCTTAA
- the accD gene encoding acetyl-CoA carboxylase, carboxyltransferase subunit beta, with protein MALERLFRRKRPSGVNRDVPELWTKCEACGVQLYKKEFRENLYVCPRCGHHHRMPASERVEMLADAGTFQETTGLKPLDPLGFVDTKPYAERLKAYQEETGRQDAILGGTCTIGGVPAVLLVMDYAFAGGSMGSVVGEEIARGAERAAAEGRALVIVAASGGARMQEAALSLMQMAKTVMSLDRLWAKRLPYVSILTDPTTGGVTASFAALADVIFAEPGALIGFAGPRVIRQTIRQELPEGFQRAEFLLKHGMVDRVTDRRKLKGELVRALRHLHPGVPYAVGV; from the coding sequence GTGGCCCTGGAGCGGCTTTTCCGAAGAAAAAGGCCCAGTGGGGTAAACCGGGACGTCCCCGAGCTCTGGACCAAGTGCGAGGCCTGCGGGGTCCAGCTTTATAAAAAGGAGTTCCGGGAAAACCTCTACGTCTGCCCCAGGTGCGGCCACCACCACCGCATGCCTGCTTCCGAAAGGGTGGAGATGCTGGCCGATGCCGGCACCTTCCAAGAGACCACGGGGCTTAAACCCCTGGACCCCTTGGGCTTCGTGGACACCAAGCCCTATGCGGAAAGGCTCAAGGCCTACCAGGAGGAGACCGGCCGCCAGGACGCCATCCTGGGGGGCACCTGCACCATCGGCGGGGTGCCGGCGGTCCTGCTGGTCATGGACTACGCCTTCGCCGGGGGTTCCATGGGGAGCGTGGTGGGGGAGGAGATCGCCCGGGGGGCGGAGCGGGCGGCGGCGGAGGGAAGGGCCTTGGTGATCGTGGCGGCCTCGGGCGGGGCCAGGATGCAGGAGGCGGCCCTTTCCCTCATGCAGATGGCCAAGACGGTGATGAGCCTGGACCGCCTTTGGGCAAAGCGCCTTCCCTACGTTTCCATCCTCACCGACCCCACCACTGGGGGGGTTACCGCCAGCTTCGCCGCCCTGGCCGACGTGATCTTCGCCGAGCCGGGGGCCCTCATCGGCTTCGCCGGGCCCCGGGTCATCCGCCAGACCATCCGCCAGGAGCTTCCCGAGGGCTTCCAGCGCGCGGAGTTTTTGCTGAAGCACGGCATGGTGGACCGGGTTACCGACCGCAGGAAGCTCAAGGGCGAGCTGGTCCGGGCCCTTCGTCATCTGCACCCTGGAGTTCCCTATGCCGTTGGAGTTTGA
- a CDS encoding bactofilin family protein: MLGRRQAGTLTYLGPDTEVLGDLRAKGQVRIDGLVKGSVYVEGELEVGRTGRVEGERVEAGSVQIHGEVKADLVAQKVSLSKTARFTGTVRAQALDVEAGAVFIGQSLAGETKALEAPKEA; encoded by the coding sequence ATGCTGGGGAGAAGGCAGGCGGGGACCCTCACCTACCTGGGGCCCGACACCGAGGTCCTGGGGGACCTGAGGGCCAAGGGCCAGGTGCGCATCGATGGCCTGGTGAAGGGCTCGGTTTACGTGGAAGGGGAGCTGGAGGTGGGCCGCACGGGCCGGGTGGAAGGGGAAAGGGTGGAGGCAGGGAGCGTCCAGATCCACGGGGAGGTGAAGGCGGACCTGGTGGCCCAGAAGGTGAGCCTCTCCAAGACGGCCCGCTTCACCGGCACCGTGCGGGCCCAGGCCCTGGACGTGGAGGCAGGGGCGGTCTTCATCGGCCAGAGCCTGGCGGGGGAGACCAAGGCCCTCGAGGCTCCCAAGGAGGCATAG
- a CDS encoding peptidoglycan DD-metalloendopeptidase family protein, whose protein sequence is MKRRPMRYTLLLARSGGGSRALSLPGWALLLLLALLGLWTGANLYFWQRSREARALEARLQALSQETRRLSLALEAERAKNGALTEEARRTQKELEALKKAIEELRRRAGLPPLNVLPVRYQEGGKGGASSPEEALALWGEVRAGVLDLQRQLKEVAPALERTLEVEQSLPRGLPLRGYEGITSFFGMRKNPFGPGYEFHDGLDFAAPYGAPVYATGSGVVARTGWMGAYGLAVLLDHAEGYQTLYGHLSRLAVRPGQRVERGQVLGYVGSTGRSTGPHLHYGVYRYGAPVDPRPYLDPLWASR, encoded by the coding sequence ATGAAGCGGCGGCCCATGCGCTATACCCTCCTCCTGGCCCGAAGCGGCGGGGGGAGCCGCGCCCTTTCCCTGCCGGGGTGGGCCCTTCTCCTCCTCCTCGCCCTCCTCGGCCTGTGGACCGGGGCCAACCTCTACTTTTGGCAAAGGAGCCGGGAGGCCCGGGCCCTCGAGGCTCGCCTCCAGGCCCTTTCCCAGGAGACCCGGAGGCTTTCCCTGGCCCTCGAGGCGGAGAGGGCCAAAAACGGCGCCCTCACCGAGGAGGCCAGGCGCACCCAAAAGGAGCTGGAGGCCCTCAAGAAGGCCATCGAAGAGCTCCGCCGCCGGGCGGGGCTTCCCCCCCTAAATGTCCTTCCTGTGCGCTACCAGGAGGGCGGGAAGGGAGGGGCTTCCTCCCCGGAGGAGGCCCTGGCCCTCTGGGGGGAGGTGCGGGCGGGGGTTTTGGACCTGCAGCGCCAGCTTAAGGAGGTGGCCCCCGCCCTGGAGCGGACCTTGGAGGTGGAGCAAAGCCTGCCCCGGGGCCTGCCCCTGAGGGGGTATGAGGGGATCACCTCCTTCTTCGGCATGCGGAAAAACCCCTTCGGCCCGGGGTACGAGTTCCACGACGGCCTGGACTTCGCCGCGCCCTACGGGGCCCCCGTCTACGCCACGGGGAGCGGGGTGGTGGCCCGCACGGGGTGGATGGGGGCCTACGGCCTGGCGGTCCTCCTGGACCATGCGGAAGGGTACCAGACCCTCTACGGCCACCTCTCCCGCCTGGCGGTGCGCCCCGGGCAGAGGGTGGAGCGGGGGCAGGTCCTGGGCTACGTGGGCTCCACGGGCCGCTCCACCGGCCCCCATCTCCACTATGGCGTCTACCGCTACGGTGCCCCTGTGGACCCGAGGCCCTACCTAGACCCCCTTTGGGCCTCCCGTTAA
- a CDS encoding thymidine phosphorylase: MNPVFFIREKREGGKHRREDLEAFLLGYLREEVPDYQVAAWLMAAFLRGLDPEETLWLTETLAYSGKVLDLSGLPHPVDKHSSGGVGDKVSLVVGPILAASGCTFAKMSGRGLAHTGGTIDKLESVPGWRGEMTEAGFLERARRVGLVIAAQSPEMAPLDGKLYALRDVTATVESIPLIASSIMSKKLAAGARSIVLDVKVGRGAFMKTLEEARLLAKTMVEIGRGAGRRVRAVLTGMEAPLGRAVGNAIEVREAIETLKGKGPQDLLEVALRLAEEALRLEGLDPGLARRAWESGEALEKFRAFLEAQGGNPRVVDDFSLLPLGEEFPLRAEGEGVVQEVDAYRVGLAVLALGGGRRKKGEAIDHGVGVYLLKKPGDRVAGGEPLALVYHRSRGLQEALDHLRAAFRLGAEARPLPLILDVV, encoded by the coding sequence ATGAACCCCGTTTTCTTCATCCGGGAAAAGCGCGAGGGGGGCAAGCACCGCCGGGAGGACCTCGAGGCCTTCCTCCTGGGCTACCTGCGGGAGGAGGTGCCGGACTACCAGGTGGCGGCCTGGCTCATGGCGGCCTTCCTCAGGGGCCTGGACCCGGAGGAAACCCTCTGGCTCACGGAGACCCTGGCCTACTCCGGGAAGGTGCTGGACCTCTCGGGCCTGCCCCACCCGGTAGACAAGCACTCCTCAGGAGGGGTGGGGGACAAGGTGAGCCTGGTGGTGGGGCCCATCCTGGCGGCCAGCGGGTGCACCTTCGCCAAGATGTCGGGCCGGGGCCTGGCCCACACCGGCGGCACCATCGACAAGCTGGAGTCGGTGCCGGGCTGGAGGGGGGAGATGACCGAGGCGGGGTTTTTGGAGCGTGCCCGGCGGGTGGGCCTGGTCATCGCCGCCCAAAGCCCGGAAATGGCCCCCCTGGACGGGAAGCTCTACGCCCTAAGGGACGTGACCGCCACGGTGGAGAGCATCCCCCTCATCGCCAGCTCCATCATGAGCAAAAAGCTGGCCGCTGGGGCGAGGAGCATCGTCTTGGACGTGAAGGTGGGCCGGGGGGCCTTCATGAAGACCCTGGAGGAAGCCCGGCTTCTCGCCAAGACCATGGTGGAGATCGGCCGGGGGGCGGGCAGGCGGGTGCGGGCGGTGCTCACCGGCATGGAGGCCCCCTTGGGCCGGGCGGTGGGGAACGCCATAGAGGTCCGGGAGGCCATAGAGACCCTTAAGGGGAAGGGGCCGCAAGACCTCCTGGAGGTGGCCCTGCGCCTTGCGGAGGAGGCCCTAAGGCTGGAGGGGCTGGACCCGGGCCTGGCCCGCCGGGCTTGGGAGAGCGGGGAGGCCCTGGAGAAGTTCCGGGCGTTCCTCGAGGCCCAAGGGGGGAACCCCCGGGTCGTGGACGACTTCTCCTTGCTTCCCCTGGGGGAGGAGTTCCCCCTGCGGGCGGAGGGGGAGGGCGTGGTGCAGGAGGTGGACGCCTACCGGGTGGGCCTGGCCGTCTTGGCCCTGGGGGGTGGGCGGAGGAAGAAGGGGGAGGCCATCGACCACGGGGTGGGGGTCTACCTTCTGAAGAAGCCCGGGGACCGGGTGGCGGGGGGCGAGCCCCTGGCCCTGGTCTACCACCGAAGCCGGGGCCTGCAGGAGGCCTTGGACCACCTGCGCGCCGCCTTCCGCCTGGGGGCGGAGGCCAGGCCCCTGCCCCTGATCCTGGACGTGGTCTGA
- a CDS encoding Uma2 family endonuclease has translation MARRYRFGIEEFERLFQGVTGVELLDGEVYQMSPIGPKHALVVARMVKRLTEALGDRALVWPQNPVRLPPGSEPQPDIALLKPKDYWESLPTPEDILLLVEVADASLEYDREVKLPLYAQAGIPEVWLLDLQGNRLHVFRAPKEGLYTEHRVLLPGEEAEPLHFPGVRVAWP, from the coding sequence ATGGCCCGGCGGTACCGCTTTGGCATCGAGGAGTTCGAGCGCCTCTTCCAAGGGGTCACGGGGGTGGAGCTTCTGGATGGGGAGGTGTACCAGATGAGCCCGATTGGCCCTAAGCACGCGCTGGTAGTGGCCCGCATGGTGAAAAGGCTCACGGAAGCCTTGGGGGACCGGGCCTTGGTCTGGCCGCAAAATCCCGTGCGCCTGCCCCCGGGCTCCGAGCCCCAGCCCGATATCGCCCTTCTCAAGCCCAAGGACTACTGGGAAAGCCTCCCCACCCCTGAGGACATCCTCCTCCTGGTGGAGGTGGCCGACGCCAGCCTGGAGTACGACCGGGAGGTGAAGCTCCCCCTCTACGCCCAAGCGGGCATCCCCGAGGTGTGGCTTCTGGACCTCCAGGGAAACCGCCTCCATGTCTTCCGCGCCCCCAAAGAGGGCCTCTACACGGAACACCGGGTGCTCCTCCCCGGGGAGGAGGCAGAGCCCCTTCACTTCCCCGGGGTGCGGGTGGCCTGGCCCTAG
- a CDS encoding type IV pilus twitching motility protein PilT — translation MSEASPQEGKQSLLEMFKAMVQARASDIHLQAGAPPVIRVDGKLRPFGNRPLTPKDTEAIAKALLTPEQWEEMEYRKELDFAYTIPGVARFRCNLLRQRGSFGLVMRVVSEVIPSFEALGLPREVMEGLAAKERGLILVTGPTGSGKSTTLAALIDHINLHYAKNIITIEDPIEFLHKHKKSLVVQREVGLDTDSFYSGIKYAMRQDPDVILIGEMRDKETVEAALMAAQTGHLVLSTLHTLDAWRTINRIIDFFPLHEHQQVRILLAESLLGILSQRLLPRADGKGRVLALEVLIATPYVRELIKDEDKTPQIKEAMMEGSIHGMRTFDQHLVELYTGGLISLEDALSAATSPHEFRLLLTKATGQAY, via the coding sequence ATGAGCGAGGCTTCTCCCCAGGAGGGCAAGCAGAGCCTCTTGGAGATGTTCAAGGCCATGGTGCAGGCCCGGGCCTCGGACATCCACCTGCAGGCGGGGGCCCCGCCGGTGATCCGGGTGGATGGGAAGCTCCGCCCCTTCGGCAACCGCCCCCTCACCCCCAAGGACACGGAGGCCATCGCCAAGGCCCTCCTCACCCCGGAGCAGTGGGAGGAGATGGAGTACCGCAAGGAATTGGACTTCGCCTACACCATCCCCGGGGTGGCCCGCTTCCGCTGCAACCTCCTGAGGCAGAGGGGAAGCTTCGGCTTGGTGATGCGGGTGGTTTCCGAGGTCATCCCCAGCTTCGAGGCCCTGGGCCTGCCCCGGGAGGTGATGGAGGGGCTGGCCGCCAAGGAGCGGGGGCTTATCCTGGTGACCGGGCCCACGGGTTCAGGGAAGAGCACCACCCTGGCGGCCCTCATCGACCACATCAACCTGCACTACGCCAAGAACATCATCACCATCGAGGACCCCATCGAGTTCTTGCACAAGCACAAGAAGAGCCTGGTGGTCCAGCGGGAGGTGGGGCTGGACACGGACAGCTTCTACTCGGGCATTAAGTACGCTATGCGCCAGGACCCGGACGTGATCCTCATCGGGGAGATGCGGGACAAGGAGACGGTGGAGGCTGCCCTCATGGCCGCCCAGACCGGGCACCTGGTGCTTTCCACCCTGCACACCCTGGACGCCTGGCGCACCATCAACCGCATCATCGACTTCTTCCCCCTGCACGAGCACCAGCAGGTGCGCATCCTCCTGGCGGAGTCCCTTCTTGGCATCCTCTCCCAACGCCTTCTGCCCCGGGCCGATGGCAAGGGGCGGGTCTTGGCCCTCGAGGTCCTCATCGCCACCCCCTACGTGCGGGAGCTCATCAAGGACGAGGACAAGACCCCCCAGATCAAGGAGGCCATGATGGAGGGCTCCATCCACGGGATGCGCACCTTCGACCAGCACCTGGTGGAGCTCTACACCGGGGGGCTCATCTCCCTGGAGGATGCCCTTTCCGCCGCCACCAGCCCCCACGAGTTCCGCCTCCTCCTCACCAAGGCCACGGGCCAGGCCTACTGA
- the panC gene encoding pantoate--beta-alanine ligase: MNVVGTVAELRAALPREGVGFVPTMGYLHRGHLALVERARKENPFVVVSIFVNPLQFGPGEDYHRYPRDLERDRSLLEEAGVDLLFAPSMEEMYPAGFATRVSVEGPLTALWEGEVRPGHFQGVATVVARLFLLVRPERAYFGEKDYQQLLVIRRMVRDLGFPLEVVGVPTVREEDGLALSSRNVYLSPETRGKANLLYRALSAMREVAQAGGSVAEALRAGEGVLAEVPGFRKDYLALVHPETLLPLADWVPGARGIAAGRFPEVRLIDNLEVYP, from the coding sequence GTGAACGTGGTGGGCACCGTGGCGGAACTCCGGGCGGCCCTGCCCCGGGAGGGGGTGGGCTTTGTCCCCACCATGGGCTACCTCCACCGGGGGCACCTGGCCCTGGTGGAACGGGCCCGGAAGGAAAACCCCTTCGTGGTGGTTTCCATCTTCGTCAACCCCCTGCAGTTCGGCCCGGGGGAGGACTACCACCGCTACCCCAGGGACCTGGAGCGGGACCGATCCCTTTTGGAGGAGGCGGGAGTGGATCTCCTCTTCGCCCCCAGCATGGAGGAGATGTACCCGGCAGGCTTCGCCACCCGGGTTTCCGTGGAGGGGCCCCTCACCGCCTTGTGGGAAGGGGAGGTGCGCCCCGGCCACTTCCAGGGGGTGGCCACGGTGGTGGCCCGCCTCTTCCTCCTGGTGCGCCCGGAGCGGGCCTACTTCGGGGAAAAGGACTACCAGCAGCTCCTGGTGATCCGCAGGATGGTGCGGGACCTGGGGTTCCCCCTCGAGGTGGTGGGGGTGCCCACGGTGCGGGAGGAGGACGGCCTGGCCCTTTCCAGCCGTAACGTCTACCTCTCCCCGGAAACCCGCGGGAAGGCCAACCTCCTTTACCGGGCCCTTTCGGCCATGCGGGAGGTGGCCCAGGCGGGCGGGAGTGTGGCCGAGGCCCTGCGGGCCGGGGAGGGGGTTTTGGCCGAGGTGCCCGGGTTCCGCAAGGACTACCTAGCCCTGGTGCACCCGGAAACCCTCCTTCCCCTTGCCGACTGGGTGCCTGGGGCCCGGGGGATCGCTGCCGGGCGCTTTCCCGAGGTGCGCCTGATCGATAACCTGGAGGTGTACCCATGA
- a CDS encoding Uma2 family endonuclease, protein MAEPAEVQRPLTLEAYLEEEAQSPVRHELVRGFPRAMAGASRRHNLLVVALVAALFPRAREKGCRVHAETFKLKVAPDTVYYPDVMVVCGPPGENPFWEERPCLVLEVLSPSTEAQDRWEKMRAYLGLETLQAYLLLDPERKGLEGYFREGKGFSLRRYRGGQVPLPCLDTSLDLEALYSALG, encoded by the coding sequence ATGGCTGAGCCCGCGGAGGTCCAGCGCCCCCTGACCCTCGAGGCCTACCTGGAGGAGGAAGCCCAAAGCCCCGTGCGCCACGAGCTGGTCCGGGGCTTCCCCAGGGCCATGGCTGGGGCCAGCCGCCGCCACAACCTCCTGGTGGTGGCCCTGGTGGCGGCCCTCTTCCCCAGAGCCCGGGAAAAGGGGTGTCGGGTCCATGCGGAAACCTTCAAGCTCAAGGTGGCCCCCGACACCGTCTACTACCCCGACGTCATGGTGGTTTGCGGCCCCCCCGGGGAAAACCCCTTCTGGGAAGAGCGCCCCTGCCTGGTCCTGGAGGTCCTCTCCCCTTCCACAGAGGCCCAGGACCGCTGGGAGAAGATGCGGGCCTATCTGGGCCTGGAAACCCTCCAGGCCTATCTGCTCCTGGACCCCGAACGGAAAGGCCTCGAGGGGTATTTCCGCGAGGGAAAGGGGTTCAGCCTAAGGCGCTACCGCGGGGGCCAGGTGCCCCTGCCCTGTCTGGACACTTCCCTGGACCTCGAGGCCCTCTACTCGGCCCTGGGGTAG
- the rsfS gene encoding ribosome silencing factor: MVKTLEAVELVARIKDLLWEKKAEKVVALDLRAVSESLDYFVLASATSTPHLQALERHVQEKLEEEGLRPRPTEGQSPRWVVLDYGEVVVHLMTPEAREYYDLEGFWADAERI, translated from the coding sequence ATGGTAAAGACCCTCGAGGCAGTGGAGCTGGTAGCCAGGATCAAGGATCTCCTTTGGGAAAAGAAGGCGGAAAAGGTGGTGGCCCTGGACCTCCGGGCGGTGTCCGAGAGCCTGGACTACTTCGTCCTGGCCAGCGCCACCAGCACCCCTCACCTGCAGGCCCTGGAGCGGCACGTGCAGGAGAAGCTGGAGGAGGAGGGCCTCCGCCCCCGGCCCACGGAGGGGCAGAGCCCCCGCTGGGTGGTCCTGGACTACGGGGAGGTGGTGGTCCACCTCATGACCCCGGAGGCCCGGGAGTACTACGACCTGGAAGGCTTCTGGGCGGACGCCGAGAGGATCTGA
- a CDS encoding LCP family protein — translation MRPRTSFLLLALSLFALGLALSWPRPGEEEGVRPRRVGALPEMGVVVAARDIEYCGYHTPCGPGSRTDTIFYVRLRGGEARALAIPRDLYSPMVGGKINAAYARGGAELLKRAVEEATGLVVERHVILTLESVARMVDAVGGVEVYLERPMRYTDRAAKLFIDFPAGRLHLNGEDAVKYMRFRMDALGDYARLDRIKGVVSQVLKKAQDPRTWPAVTLALREAWRELDTDLSLEEVLAHLPGIRGLRLSLATLPTQEGKGTFLYVDERAKAQFLAAWMGMALPSSPPQVPVRLRGERDLILWGQALLAREGVEVQVEEAEVARSAVYAKDLEAGGYFAELFHLPLLVPHQPVPGVVVELGRDLLQ, via the coding sequence ATGCGTCCTAGGACCTCCTTCCTCCTGTTGGCCCTGAGCCTTTTCGCCCTGGGATTGGCGCTTTCCTGGCCCCGACCGGGGGAGGAGGAAGGGGTGCGGCCCAGGAGGGTTGGGGCCTTGCCCGAGATGGGAGTGGTGGTGGCGGCCCGGGACATCGAGTACTGCGGCTACCACACCCCTTGCGGCCCGGGAAGCCGCACGGACACCATCTTTTACGTGCGCCTAAGGGGAGGGGAGGCCAGGGCCTTGGCCATTCCCCGGGACCTCTATAGCCCCATGGTGGGGGGCAAGATCAACGCCGCCTACGCCCGGGGCGGGGCAGAGCTCCTCAAGCGGGCGGTGGAGGAGGCCACGGGCCTGGTGGTGGAAAGGCACGTCATCCTCACCCTGGAAAGCGTGGCCCGGATGGTGGATGCGGTGGGAGGGGTGGAGGTCTACCTGGAAAGGCCCATGCGCTACACCGACCGGGCGGCGAAGCTTTTCATCGACTTCCCCGCGGGAAGGCTTCACCTAAATGGGGAGGACGCGGTGAAGTACATGCGCTTCCGCATGGACGCCCTGGGGGACTACGCCCGGCTGGACCGCATCAAGGGGGTGGTCTCCCAGGTGCTCAAAAAGGCCCAGGACCCCCGCACCTGGCCGGCCGTGACCCTGGCCCTAAGGGAGGCCTGGCGGGAGCTGGACACCGACCTTTCCCTGGAGGAGGTTTTGGCCCACCTCCCCGGAATCCGAGGCCTTAGGCTTTCCCTTGCCACCCTGCCCACCCAGGAGGGGAAGGGGACCTTCCTCTATGTGGACGAGCGGGCCAAGGCCCAGTTCCTGGCCGCATGGATGGGCATGGCCCTGCCCTCATCCCCGCCGCAGGTTCCCGTGCGCCTACGGGGGGAAAGGGACCTGATCCTTTGGGGCCAGGCCCTTTTGGCCCGGGAGGGGGTGGAGGTGCAGGTGGAGGAGGCGGAGGTGGCGCGGAGCGCCGTGTACGCCAAGGACCTCGAGGCGGGAGGCTACTTTGCGGAGCTCTTTCATCTGCCTCTTTTGGTCCCCCACCAGCCGGTTCCCGGGGTGGTGGTGGAGCTCGGGCGGGACCTGCTACAATAG